Within Verrucomicrobiota bacterium, the genomic segment CCCGCCCGCCATGAACGTGAAGAAGCCGACCAATAATAGAAAAATAACAATGAAAACGTAACCCACGGGCGAGGCGAAGTAGCCTCCAAACTCCCGCTTCGTGATCGTCCAAATATTGCCGAGGGGTGTCCCTTGAGCGCTCATGCTTGCCTGTCCTTTTGCATTTGTGTGTCGGGAAGAGTGATGCTGCGGAAAACCTCGTCCAATCGCCCTTCATCCTGATGAAGTTCGAGAATCTGCCAGCCCTCGCGATTGGCCAACTCGTGCAAAGCGCGAGTCATCTGGCCGTCCGCCAGGGAGGTCTGAGGATAAATGCGCACGCCGGCCTCCCCGTTGGCGCCGAACGGAACCACGCGCTTGGCGCCCGCCACGGAGCCGGCTTTCGCCAGCACGTCCGCAGGGGCGGGGCCCGCAACCTTGAACAAAACCGTGCCGGCGAATTCTGAACGCTTCTTCAATTCCGACGGAGTTCCGTTCGCCACCACTTCGCCGCGGTCGATAATCATGGCGCGTGAACAGACCGCTTCGACTTCCTCCAGGATATGTGTGGAAAAGATGATCGCCTTCTTTTCTCCCATGCGCCGGATCAACGTGCGCACTTCATGCTTTTGATTCGGATCCAGGCCGTCGGTCGGCTCGTCCAACACGAGCACCTCAGGATCATGAAGGATGGACTGGGCAAAACAGGTGCGATGACGGTATCCCTTGGAAAGCGTGTCCACACTCTGTTGCACCACGTTTTCGAGGAAACACGTTTCAATCACCCGGTGAACGGCCTGGGTGACGGAAGCCCCGCGCATGCCTCGCAGTTCCGCCGCAAATCTCAGGAAGCCCTCCACCGTCATGTCGGTGTAAACGGG encodes:
- a CDS encoding ATP-binding cassette domain-containing protein; amino-acid sequence: MIKVSELRKQFGPKHAVKGVSFTVEKGEVLGFLGPNGAGKSTTMRMLTGFLPPTSGTASVGGFDVWENPIPAKRLLGYLPENAPVYTDMTVEGFLRFAAELRGMRGASVTQAVHRVIETCFLENVVQQSVDTLSKGYRHRTCFAQSILHDPEVLVLDEPTDGLDPNQKHEVRTLIRRMGEKKAIIFSTHILEEVEAVCSRAMIIDRGEVVANGTPSELKKRSEFAGTVLFKVAGPAPADVLAKAGSVAGAKRVVPFGANGEAGVRIYPQTSLADGQMTRALHELANREGWQILELHQDEGRLDEVFRSITLPDTQMQKDRQA